In Segatella copri, the DNA window CGTCTTTGCAGGCGATGCGTTCGTGCAGTTGCCAATCACCACCGATTATGTCTCGGCAAAGATGTTTCTTCAGAACATTACCCCAGGTCTTATCCAGACCCAGGGAACCAATATCGGAGCAGCCATCGATTTAGCTTCCAAGAGTTTCACCCAACAGGAGAATGTGGGCAGAGCCATCATCGTTATTACCGATGGCGAAAACCATGAGCCTGGCGCACAGGAGGCTGCAGCTGCTGCCAACAAGAAAGGAATCAATGTCTTTATCCTGGGCATAGGTAACACCAAGGGAGCACCAATCCCTATGGGCGACGGCTCTTATCTGAAGGACAATGCGGGCAACACCGTAATGACCGCCCTGAATGAGCAGATGTGTAAGGAACTTGCCCAGGCAGGCAAGGGTCAGTATATTCATGTAGATAATACCAGCGATGCGGAAAGAGCATTGAATGATGATATTGCCAAATTGCAGAAAGGCGATGTGACGAGCGTGATTTACAGCGCTTATGATGAACAGTTCCAGGCTGTAGGTATTCTTGTCATCCTGTTGCTTATCATCGAAATCTGTCTGCTTGAGGTAAAGAATCCTCTGCTCAGAAACATCAAGTTTTTTAAGAAAGACATCAAGAAGCCTTTCTGATAAACGTTTATACATTATTATATAATAAGAATGAGATATTTAAGATATATATTGGTTTTTGCCCTAATGGTGCTGGGCTTGGCGAAGGTGGGAGCGCAGAACGACCGCAACTTCATCCGCCAGGGAAACCGCGCCTATCATAAACAGAAGTGGGCTGCAGCCGAAACGCAATATCGCAAGGCTATCTCCAAGAACCAGAAGAATGCGCAGGCTGTCTATAATCTGGGTTGCGCCCTGATGATGCAGCAGAAGGATTCGATGGCAATGATACAGTTTGAGAATGCTTCGAAACTGGAAACGAACAAGATGCGACGCGCCAGAAGTTACCACAACATGGGTGTGGTCATGCAGCAGCATCAGCAATATGCGCAGGCCATAGGATGTTATGAGAACGCCCTGCGCTGCAATCCGCAGGACAATGCAACCCGATATAATCTTGCCCTCTGCAAGAAACTGCTCAAAAACCAGAAGCAGAACAAGCAGAACGATAAGAACAAGAACAACAAGAATAAAAACAAGGACAAGAACAAAGACAAGCAGAATAAGGATCAGAACAAAGATCAGAATAAAGACAAGAACAAGAACGATAAAAATAAGAACAACCAGAACAAGAACAATCAGCAGAATCAGAACAATCAGGACAAGATGAGCAAAGATAATGCTGAACAACTCTTGAACGCTGCCATCCAGCAGGAGAAGGATACGAAGCGCAAGATGCAGAAAGCGATGAGTCAGCCTCGCAGAAAGCAATATGAGAAAAACTGGTAAAAAGTAAAATAATACAACGAGCATAATTAATATAGAACATGAAACATATAGGTTGGTTTATTATTATATGGGCAATGCTTCTGGGCTTCAGTTTGCAGCTGAAAGCCCAGCATATCAGTGTGTCGGCACCAACACACGTGGCGGCGGGAGAAAACTTCCGTGTGGCCTATACCATCAATACACGTGATGTAGAGGAATTCCGCCTGGGCGGAGTAGGAGAAGGACTTGAGGTAATTGCAGGTCCTTACACCTCATCGCAGTCCAGTTATCAGATGATCAATGGCCATACTTCCTCTTCATCGTCGGTAACCATTACCTATACGCTCTACGCAGCTAAGAACGGAACCTTTGGCATTGGTGCCTCTCATGCCATCGTAAATGGTAAGAAACTCTCTTCCCATCCGGTTAAGATTACGGTTTCTGGCCATGCTGCACGCAACAACGGCGCTCCTTCCATGCACGGACAGAATGATTATAATGAACCACGTATGCGAACTGCCGGATCAAGAATATCAGGCCGCGACCTCTTCATCAAGGTTACAGCCAACAAGCGACGTGTTCACGAACAGGAACCGGTGCTCCTTACTTATAAGGTTTATACGCAGGTAGACCTTACCCAGTTGGAAGGCAAGATGCCTGACCTGAAGGGATTCCACAACCAGGAAGTTCCGCTGCCTCAGCAGAAGACTTTCCATACTGAAACCGTAAACGGCCGACCTTACCGATGTGTTACATGGAGCCAGTATGTCATGTATCCGCAGATGACGGGAAACCTTACCATTCCAGCCATTACCTTCAAGGGAATCGTAGTTCAGCAGAACAGAAACGTTGACCCGATGGAAGCTTTCTTCAATGGCGGCTCCGGCTATGTTGAAGTAAAGAAAGATATTATAGCTCCTAGTGTGAAAATTCAGGTTGATCCATTGCCTCAGCGCCCTGCCAACTTCTCGGGCGGTGTAGGTAAATTCAATATTACTGCTTCCATCGACAAGAAGGAAGTAAAGGCTGGTGAACCTATCACCATTCGTGTAGTGGTAGGAGGAATCGGAAACCTGAAGTTGCTCAAGCAGCCTGTCATTACCTTCCCTAAGGATTTTGACAAGTACGATGCGAAGGTGACAGACAAGACCCGCCTTACAGCCAATGGCGTAGAAGGCAATATGATTTATGACTTCCTGGCTGTGCCTCGTAATCAGGGAAATTATACCATTCCTGCGGTAGAATTCACCTATTATGATACTTCGGCTAACAAGTATAAGACAATCAAGACCCAGCCGTTCACGCTGAATGTAGATAAGGGCGATGGAACTTCAGACAATGAAACATCAGATTTCAGCAACAAGGATAAGGACATTCATGCGCTGAAACTGGGCAAGTCTAAGCTCCATGATATTGACGATATGTTCTACGGAAGCTTCGGCTACTGGACCAGTCTGCTGGTTCCATTGGCAGCCTTCTTTGCCCTGCTCATTGTTTTCCGCCGCCGTGCCCTCGAGAATGCCGACCTTGTAAAGGTCCGTTCCAACAAGGCAAACAAGATAGCAACCAAGCGCCTGAAGAAGGCTCATCTGCTGATGCTCGGTGGCAAGCAGGAAGAATTCTACGATGAAGTGCTCCGTGCTTTGTGGGGCTATGTAAGCTACAAGCTCAACATGCCAGCCGAAAAGCTCTCACGTGAAAACATTCAGGCTATGCTCGAAAAACATTGTGTAGAGGAGAGAACTATCGAGAAGTTTACAACTGCGCTCGATGAATGTGAGTTTGAACGCTATGCGCCGGGCGACCCTGCCGGCAATATGAACCGTACATTCGAATCAGCAATGACTGCTATTATGGATATAGAAAATGCTATCAATGCAACGCGTAAGCAGCGCAAGAAGAGTGCAACCGGATATTCGTTCGTCTTGATGATCATGGTAATGTTGGGCTGCTCGGTTTCTGCAGGCGCTGTAACCAAGAACAATGCTGATACGGAATATCAGAAAGGTAACTATCAGCAGGCCATACGCGACTATGAGGAAATATTGAACAACTATGGTGTTTCAGCCGAAGTTTACTATAACTTGGGCAATGCCTATTACCGTACAGACAATATTACCAAGGCTGTGCTCAATTATGAGCGTGCCCATCTGCTCTCGCCAGGCGATGAAGACATCAGCTTCAACCTGCAGTTTGCACGTAGCAAGACCATCGATAAGATTACGCCGGAAAGCGAGATGTTCTTCGTGACCTGGTGGAAGGCGCTGGTTAACTTTACGAGTGTTGACTGTTGGGCTAAGACAGGCATCATAGCCATCATCATGGCGCTGGTTCTGGTCTTGGTTTATCTCTTCGGTTCGCATATCGTTTTGCGCAAGATTGGTTTCTTCGGTGGAATCTTCTTCGTGGCAGTCTTCCTGCTGAGCAATCTCTTTGCTTACCAGCAGCGGCAGATGCTTATCAACCGTACGGGAGCCATCATCATCGCTCCTTCTGTCAATGTGAAGAAGACTCCAGCCAAGACGAGCGTTGACCTCTTCCTGCTGCATGAAGGAACCCGCGTTGACATTACCGATAAGGCGATGAAAGGCTGGCGTGAAATCAAGGTAGGAGACGGCAGAGAAGGCTGGATTGAAACCAAGGCAATTGAGGAAATCTGATTAAGATAAAATCTGATTAAAATAAAGAGAATGGATTTTAGTAGGATACAAGATTTTGACATGCAGCTGTTGCATGTGTTTAACGGCAGCGAGAATGTCTGGCTCGATCAGATGGCGATGGCGCTTACATCGGGCTGGACATGGATTCCGCTTTATATCGTCCTCTTCGTTGTTGTGATA includes these proteins:
- a CDS encoding BatD family protein, whose protein sequence is MKHIGWFIIIWAMLLGFSLQLKAQHISVSAPTHVAAGENFRVAYTINTRDVEEFRLGGVGEGLEVIAGPYTSSQSSYQMINGHTSSSSSVTITYTLYAAKNGTFGIGASHAIVNGKKLSSHPVKITVSGHAARNNGAPSMHGQNDYNEPRMRTAGSRISGRDLFIKVTANKRRVHEQEPVLLTYKVYTQVDLTQLEGKMPDLKGFHNQEVPLPQQKTFHTETVNGRPYRCVTWSQYVMYPQMTGNLTIPAITFKGIVVQQNRNVDPMEAFFNGGSGYVEVKKDIIAPSVKIQVDPLPQRPANFSGGVGKFNITASIDKKEVKAGEPITIRVVVGGIGNLKLLKQPVITFPKDFDKYDAKVTDKTRLTANGVEGNMIYDFLAVPRNQGNYTIPAVEFTYYDTSANKYKTIKTQPFTLNVDKGDGTSDNETSDFSNKDKDIHALKLGKSKLHDIDDMFYGSFGYWTSLLVPLAAFFALLIVFRRRALENADLVKVRSNKANKIATKRLKKAHLLMLGGKQEEFYDEVLRALWGYVSYKLNMPAEKLSRENIQAMLEKHCVEERTIEKFTTALDECEFERYAPGDPAGNMNRTFESAMTAIMDIENAINATRKQRKKSATGYSFVLMIMVMLGCSVSAGAVTKNNADTEYQKGNYQQAIRDYEEILNNYGVSAEVYYNLGNAYYRTDNITKAVLNYERAHLLSPGDEDISFNLQFARSKTIDKITPESEMFFVTWWKALVNFTSVDCWAKTGIIAIIMALVLVLVYLFGSHIVLRKIGFFGGIFFVAVFLLSNLFAYQQRQMLINRTGAIIIAPSVNVKKTPAKTSVDLFLLHEGTRVDITDKAMKGWREIKVGDGREGWIETKAIEEI
- a CDS encoding tetratricopeptide repeat protein, encoding MRYLRYILVFALMVLGLAKVGAQNDRNFIRQGNRAYHKQKWAAAETQYRKAISKNQKNAQAVYNLGCALMMQQKDSMAMIQFENASKLETNKMRRARSYHNMGVVMQQHQQYAQAIGCYENALRCNPQDNATRYNLALCKKLLKNQKQNKQNDKNKNNKNKNKDKNKDKQNKDQNKDQNKDKNKNDKNKNNQNKNNQQNQNNQDKMSKDNAEQLLNAAIQQEKDTKRKMQKAMSQPRRKQYEKNW
- a CDS encoding vWA domain-containing protein, which translates into the protein MLRFEDPIFLWLLWIIPVLILIRLIGWRRRKAKLKKLGDPELLKQLMPNISKYRPTVKFVLMLAALALLIVMVARPQMGSKISHDKRHGIETIICLDISNSMLCQDVVPSRLDKSKMLIENLVDNFNNDKIGLIVFAGDAFVQLPITTDYVSAKMFLQNITPGLIQTQGTNIGAAIDLASKSFTQQENVGRAIIVITDGENHEPGAQEAAAAANKKGINVFILGIGNTKGAPIPMGDGSYLKDNAGNTVMTALNEQMCKELAQAGKGQYIHVDNTSDAERALNDDIAKLQKGDVTSVIYSAYDEQFQAVGILVILLLIIEICLLEVKNPLLRNIKFFKKDIKKPF